In Arctopsyche grandis isolate Sample6627 chromosome 13, ASM5162203v2, whole genome shotgun sequence, one DNA window encodes the following:
- the LOC143921479 gene encoding uncharacterized protein LOC143921479 isoform X2 → MEFPMQCRLCLSSGPAEAFVSIHGNPQPHLAERISSCCQLQVEINDGLPDTICHYCNNNLELLISFRKVCLQSDKISKLKLNKRVNIKQEEVLLEDLIWEKEFNVRSPPNVYNAPIKDKINEWELSTAAQTDSKPSIHSIGNICSGSVPLSDHNPNEKLTLFECDICFKSFDQTADLEKHKTYHNKEVLYKCNICDKTFTRKMYLYRHVKNHTDLKPYKCDICSKFFAQKTYLNRHIQLHSGLKPYKCDICIKSFARKPHLVIHKKTHTRLRLKKSNKCDICLKSFTRKYSYLKHMKTHTGIKPFKCDICLKSFAQKSYLIRHIKTHTGLKPYNCDICLKSFVHKDNLIGHIKTHIGLKPYKCDVCSISFAQKVHLVRHIRTHTTEKPYLCDICLKSFAHKDYLFTHIKTHAGLKPYQCDICLKFFARKVSLRHILSHNKLKP, encoded by the exons ATGGAGTTTCCAATGCAGTGCAGACTCTGCTTGTCTTCTGGTCCAGCCGAGgctttcgtctccatccatggaAATCCTCAGCCACATTTGGCGGAACGCATTTCGTCCTGCTGTCAGCTGCAG GTCGAGATAAATGACGGATTACCAGATACAATATGTCATTATTGTaacaacaatctggaattgcttATCAGTTTTCGAAAAGTTTGTCTTCAAAGTGACAAAATTTCGAAACTGAAATTAAACAAGCGTGTAAATATTAAACAGGAAGAAGTTCtactggaagatttaatatgggaaaaaGAGTTTAATGTTCGTTCGCCACCAAACGTTTACAATGCCCCCATTAAGGACAAGATAAATGAATGGGAATTGAGTACCGCAGCTCAAACAGATTCTAAGCCAAGCATCCATTCAATTGGAAAT atatGCAGTGGGAGTGTACCTTTAAGTGATCACAATCCAAATGAAAAACTCACACTTtttgaatgtgatatttgttttaaatcgttTGATCAAACAGCTGACCTCGAGAAACATAAAACATATCATAATAAGGAAGTGttgtataaatgtaatatttgtgacAAAACTTTCACTCGAAAAATGTATCTTTATAGACACGTCAAAAATCATACCGAtctaaaaccatacaaatgtgacatttgttcaaaatttttcgCTCAAAAAACGTATCTCAATAGACACATTCAACTTCACAGTGGTttgaaaccatacaaatgtgacatttgtataAAGTCATTCGCTCGAAAACCCCACCttgtaatacacaaaaaaactcatactaggttaagattaaaaaaatcaaacaaatgtgatatttgtttaaaatcgttcactcgaaaatattcttacttgaaGCACATGAAAACTCACACTGGGATTAAACCatttaaatgtgacatttgcttaaaatcattcgcACAAAAATCTTATCTCATTAGACATATTAAAACTCATACTGGATTGAAACCTTAcaattgtgacatttgtttaaagtcGTTCGTTCATAAAGATAATCTCATTGGACACATTAAAACTCATATTGGCTTAAAACCAtataaatgtgacgtttgttcaaTATCATTCGCTCAAAAAGTCCATCTTGTGAGGCACATAAGAACTCATACTACTGAAAAACCTTACctttgtgacatttgtttaaagtcATTCGCTCACAAAGATTATCTCTTTACACACATTAAAACTCATGCCGGTTtaaaaccataccaatgtgatatttgtttaaaattcttCGCTCGCAAAGTTAGTCTCAGACACATATTATCTCATAATAAGTTGAAAccataa
- the LOC143921479 gene encoding uncharacterized protein LOC143921479 isoform X1, with protein sequence MEFPMQCRLCLSSGPAEAFVSIHGNPQPHLAERISSCCQLQVEINDGLPDTICHYCNNNLELLISFRKVCLQSDKISKLKLNKRVNIKQEEVLLEDLIWEKEFNVRSPPNVYNAPIKDKINEWELSTAAQTDSKPSIHSIGNVNSSICSGSVPLSDHNPNEKLTLFECDICFKSFDQTADLEKHKTYHNKEVLYKCNICDKTFTRKMYLYRHVKNHTDLKPYKCDICSKFFAQKTYLNRHIQLHSGLKPYKCDICIKSFARKPHLVIHKKTHTRLRLKKSNKCDICLKSFTRKYSYLKHMKTHTGIKPFKCDICLKSFAQKSYLIRHIKTHTGLKPYNCDICLKSFVHKDNLIGHIKTHIGLKPYKCDVCSISFAQKVHLVRHIRTHTTEKPYLCDICLKSFAHKDYLFTHIKTHAGLKPYQCDICLKFFARKVSLRHILSHNKLKP encoded by the exons ATGGAGTTTCCAATGCAGTGCAGACTCTGCTTGTCTTCTGGTCCAGCCGAGgctttcgtctccatccatggaAATCCTCAGCCACATTTGGCGGAACGCATTTCGTCCTGCTGTCAGCTGCAG GTCGAGATAAATGACGGATTACCAGATACAATATGTCATTATTGTaacaacaatctggaattgcttATCAGTTTTCGAAAAGTTTGTCTTCAAAGTGACAAAATTTCGAAACTGAAATTAAACAAGCGTGTAAATATTAAACAGGAAGAAGTTCtactggaagatttaatatgggaaaaaGAGTTTAATGTTCGTTCGCCACCAAACGTTTACAATGCCCCCATTAAGGACAAGATAAATGAATGGGAATTGAGTACCGCAGCTCAAACAGATTCTAAGCCAAGCATCCATTCAATTGGAAATGTAAATTCATCG atatGCAGTGGGAGTGTACCTTTAAGTGATCACAATCCAAATGAAAAACTCACACTTtttgaatgtgatatttgttttaaatcgttTGATCAAACAGCTGACCTCGAGAAACATAAAACATATCATAATAAGGAAGTGttgtataaatgtaatatttgtgacAAAACTTTCACTCGAAAAATGTATCTTTATAGACACGTCAAAAATCATACCGAtctaaaaccatacaaatgtgacatttgttcaaaatttttcgCTCAAAAAACGTATCTCAATAGACACATTCAACTTCACAGTGGTttgaaaccatacaaatgtgacatttgtataAAGTCATTCGCTCGAAAACCCCACCttgtaatacacaaaaaaactcatactaggttaagattaaaaaaatcaaacaaatgtgatatttgtttaaaatcgttcactcgaaaatattcttacttgaaGCACATGAAAACTCACACTGGGATTAAACCatttaaatgtgacatttgcttaaaatcattcgcACAAAAATCTTATCTCATTAGACATATTAAAACTCATACTGGATTGAAACCTTAcaattgtgacatttgtttaaagtcGTTCGTTCATAAAGATAATCTCATTGGACACATTAAAACTCATATTGGCTTAAAACCAtataaatgtgacgtttgttcaaTATCATTCGCTCAAAAAGTCCATCTTGTGAGGCACATAAGAACTCATACTACTGAAAAACCTTACctttgtgacatttgtttaaagtcATTCGCTCACAAAGATTATCTCTTTACACACATTAAAACTCATGCCGGTTtaaaaccataccaatgtgatatttgtttaaaattcttCGCTCGCAAAGTTAGTCTCAGACACATATTATCTCATAATAAGTTGAAAccataa
- the LOC143921479 gene encoding uncharacterized protein LOC143921479 isoform X3: protein MEFPMQCRLCLSSGPAEAFVSIHGNPQPHLAERISSCCQLQVEINDGLPDTICHYCNNNLELLISFRKVCLQSDKISKLKLNKRVNIKQEEVLLEDLIWEKEFNVRSPPNVYNAPIKDKINEWELSTAAQTDSKPSIHSIGNICSGSVPLSDHNPNEKLTLFECDICFKSFDQTADLEKHKTYHNKEVLYKCLVHGSDLKATN from the exons ATGGAGTTTCCAATGCAGTGCAGACTCTGCTTGTCTTCTGGTCCAGCCGAGgctttcgtctccatccatggaAATCCTCAGCCACATTTGGCGGAACGCATTTCGTCCTGCTGTCAGCTGCAG GTCGAGATAAATGACGGATTACCAGATACAATATGTCATTATTGTaacaacaatctggaattgcttATCAGTTTTCGAAAAGTTTGTCTTCAAAGTGACAAAATTTCGAAACTGAAATTAAACAAGCGTGTAAATATTAAACAGGAAGAAGTTCtactggaagatttaatatgggaaaaaGAGTTTAATGTTCGTTCGCCACCAAACGTTTACAATGCCCCCATTAAGGACAAGATAAATGAATGGGAATTGAGTACCGCAGCTCAAACAGATTCTAAGCCAAGCATCCATTCAATTGGAAAT atatGCAGTGGGAGTGTACCTTTAAGTGATCACAATCCAAATGAAAAACTCACACTTtttgaatgtgatatttgttttaaatcgttTGATCAAACAGCTGACCTCGAGAAACATAAAACATATCATAATAAGGAAGTGttgtataaat
- the LOC143921468 gene encoding uncharacterized protein LOC143921468 — translation METMTRSAETMECRLCLGPAPAESSVSIFQRPDPHPQRLEQRIRTCCQIQVKRGDGLPDAVCLSCKTNLELLIAFRNACFRSYETSQLRLDDCLKIKTEEVLLEDVIWDDEPSLPTILRKNSEICLKPFPIESELVLNKRSHTVEKLFKCDICLKSYIRINSLVRHLRTHTRENTYKCDICLKSFIRKNKLVLHLRSHTGEKPYQCQICLKSFSQKSNLVSHKNLHTGIKPHKCDICLKSYVRKNELVSHLRSHTGEKSYKCEICLKSFSRKSDLKTHEKFHTGIKPHKCDVCLKSFYLKSHLDAHEKLHTGIKPHKCDVCLRSFSRKSHLVTHKNLHTGIKPHKCDVCLRSFSQKSHLVRHKNLHTGIKPHKCDVCLKSFSQKSSFVSHKKLHAGIKPHKCDICLKSYVYKNELVSHLRSHAGEKPYKCEICLTSFTKKYSLETHKKKCIPG, via the exons ATGGAGACGATGACGAGGAGTGCagagacgatggagtgcaggctttgtcttggaccagctccggccgagtcttccgtctccataTTCCAGAGACCAGATCCTCATCCacagcgtctggagcaacgcattcggacctgctgtcaaattcag gttaaaagaggcgatgggttgccagacgcggtgtgtctttcgtgtaaaaccaatctggaattgttgatcgcctttcgaaacgcttgttttcgaagctacgaaacgtctcaactgaggctagacgattgcttgaagatcaagactgaagaagttttattggaagatgtaatatgggacgatgagccttcactaccaacaatcctccgaaagaatagtgaaatttgtttaaagccaTTTCCCATTGAATCCGAACTTGTGTTAAACAAAAGATCACATACTGTAGAGAAgttgttcaaatgtgatatttgtttaaaatcatatattagaataaattcacttgtcagacatttaagaactcacacgcgTGAAAACacttacaagtgtgacatttgtttaaaatcatttattcgaaaaaataaacttgtgttacatttgagatctcacacgggggaaaagccttaccagtgtcaaatttgtctaaaatcattttctcaaaaatctaacctcgtgtcacataaaaatttgcatacggggataaaaccacacaaatgtgacatttgcttaaaatcatatgttcgtaaaaatgaacttgtgtcacatttgagatctcacacgggggaaaagtcttacaagtgtgaaatttgtctaaaatcattttctcgaaaatctgaCCTCAagacacatgaaaaatttcatactgggataaaaccacacaaatgtgacgtttgtttaaaatcattttatctaaaatctCACCTCGatgcacatgaaaaattgcatactgggataaaaccacacaaatgcgacgtttgtttaagatcattttctcgaaaatctcaCCTCGTGACACATAAAaacttgcatactgggataaaaccacacaaatgcgacgtttgtttaagatcattttctcaaaaatctcacCTCGTGAGACATAAAAACTTGCATactggaataaaaccacacaaatgtgacgtttgtctaaaatcattttctcaaaaatctagcttcgtgtcacataaaaaattacatgctgggataaaaccacacaaatgtgacatttgtcttaaatcatatgtttataaaaatgaactcgtgtcacatttgagatctcacgcgggggaaaagccttacaagtgtgaaatttgtcttacatcatttactaaaaaatatagcctcgagacacataaaaaaaaatgcataccaggatga